The Methylobacterium currus genome contains a region encoding:
- a CDS encoding ABC transporter permease, protein MTRTPAQRALSGRALSSPAVLPLLLAVSLALLSLPEVAGFVVRALGLQAGTPVPAGRLAWLARQHLALALAGFCLAGGAGLGLGILATRAAGASMRATLDTLAAAAQAVPPLVVVALALPVIGFGAPPILLALAAYGLMPVMRGTVGALATVPEEVRRAAIGMGLTPTQTLLRVELPLAAGPILEALRVVLVLAVATAAIGALAGAQTLGTPIIVGLQNQNTLALVQGAAAAAALAFLADAAWLAAATGLGRLLR, encoded by the coding sequence ACAGCGTGCCCTCTCCGGCCGAGCCCTCTCCAGCCCAGCCGTCTTGCCCCTGCTGCTGGCGGTGAGCCTCGCCCTGCTCAGCCTGCCGGAGGTCGCCGGGTTCGTGGTCCGGGCCCTCGGCCTTCAGGCCGGCACGCCGGTGCCGGCCGGGCGCCTCGCCTGGCTCGCCCGGCAGCATCTCGCCCTGGCGCTCGCGGGCTTCTGCCTCGCGGGCGGGGCCGGGCTCGGCCTCGGCATCCTGGCGACCCGCGCCGCCGGTGCGTCGATGCGCGCCACCCTCGACACCCTGGCGGCGGCGGCCCAGGCCGTCCCGCCCCTGGTGGTGGTAGCCCTGGCACTCCCGGTGATCGGCTTCGGGGCGCCGCCGATTCTCCTGGCCCTCGCCGCCTACGGGCTGATGCCGGTGATGCGCGGCACCGTCGGGGCGCTCGCCACCGTGCCGGAGGAGGTGCGCCGGGCGGCGATCGGCATGGGGCTCACCCCCACGCAAACGCTCCTGCGGGTCGAACTGCCGCTCGCCGCCGGGCCGATCCTGGAGGCCTTGCGGGTGGTGCTGGTGCTGGCGGTGGCGACCGCCGCGATCGGGGCGCTCGCCGGCGCCCAGACCCTCGGCACGCCGATCATCGTCGGCCTGCAGAACCAGAACACTCTCGCCCTGGTCCAGGGCGCCGCGGCGGCCGCGGCGCTCGCCTTCCTGGCCGATGCGGCCTGGCTCGCCGCAGCAACGGGTTTGGGCCGGCTGCTGCGATAG